A genomic region of Aeropyrum pernix K1 contains the following coding sequences:
- the cas4a gene encoding type I-A CRISPR-associated protein Cas4/Csa1 produces the protein MYCLYNNFEVLCLFPRGLWDLVRSSAGDGVYAELRGWKWNVVGPRYAARPTLSDVTGVCPVGRDTYLRRVLNTRVNGGLLRLGALVHEAFLLPFKAHRVGDAYRMFNYLLRRVRARGNEIRVMNAVFEKAVEFSAAARVDGIPVAVEPNVPGGPVGLSDYVRPDLLVGIMPVDLVLAGHGDRWVARKELAIAGYALAVEAWTGNPVDYGVVVGLRVNDGLKIVWRLVRVDDHLRTRFLERRDAVARIIEYRSDPGLPEACPPGCVFREVCGV, from the coding sequence ATGTACTGCTTGTATAATAACTTTGAGGTGTTGTGTTTGTTCCCCCGAGGCTTGTGGGACTTGGTGAGATCCTCTGCTGGTGATGGGGTATACGCCGAGTTAAGGGGGTGGAAGTGGAATGTCGTAGGTCCTAGGTACGCGGCCAGGCCTACCCTCAGCGATGTTACAGGGGTTTGCCCCGTTGGCAGGGATACTTATCTGAGGAGGGTCCTAAATACGAGGGTTAATGGGGGGCTTCTCAGGCTTGGGGCTCTAGTGCACGAGGCTTTCCTGCTCCCCTTCAAGGCTCACAGAGTTGGCGATGCTTACAGGATGTTTAATTACTTGTTGAGAAGGGTTAGAGCACGAGGTAACGAGATCCGCGTTATGAATGCTGTTTTTGAGAAGGCCGTGGAGTTTTCGGCGGCTGCAAGGGTTGATGGAATTCCCGTTGCTGTCGAGCCAAACGTGCCAGGAGGCCCTGTGGGTCTCAGCGACTATGTTAGGCCGGATCTACTTGTTGGCATCATGCCGGTTGACCTTGTGCTCGCTGGACATGGTGATAGATGGGTTGCAAGGAAGGAGCTAGCTATAGCTGGATATGCTCTTGCTGTCGAGGCATGGACTGGAAACCCCGTGGACTACGGAGTTGTTGTCGGCCTTAGGGTTAACGATGGGTTGAAGATTGTTTGGAGGCTAGTGAGGGTCGATGATCATCTCAGGACAAGGTTCCTTGAGAGGCGTGACGCGGTAGCGAGAATTATAGAGTACAGGAGCGATCCGGGATTGCCGGAGGCATGTCCTCCAGGATGTGTATTCCGGGAGGTGTGCGGTGTTTGA
- a CDS encoding hemerythrin domain-containing protein, which produces MEGFEAHLVDSLVDDHRYILQALDLLEEAVDLMARGRLPPSTVGRLARFLEEFADGCHHAKEEAALFPCMEARGHPFREGGIERLTCEHGVARYLLRGLQRELERLERGEGSVEKARDYAARYVELIRRHIDVEDLELFERARRVVGHGEMLEEARRIDVETGRERLIEEFYRIKEEVWEAGG; this is translated from the coding sequence TTGGAAGGCTTTGAAGCCCACCTTGTGGACAGCCTTGTGGACGACCACCGCTATATCCTCCAGGCCCTGGACCTCCTCGAGGAGGCTGTCGACCTAATGGCCAGGGGGAGGCTCCCCCCATCTACCGTGGGGAGGCTAGCCAGGTTCCTCGAAGAGTTCGCGGACGGGTGCCACCATGCCAAGGAGGAGGCTGCACTCTTCCCGTGCATGGAGGCCAGGGGTCACCCTTTCAGGGAGGGGGGTATTGAGAGGCTTACCTGCGAGCACGGGGTGGCCAGGTACCTCCTGCGGGGCCTCCAGCGGGAGCTCGAGAGGCTTGAGCGGGGCGAAGGCTCTGTCGAGAAGGCGAGGGATTATGCCGCCAGGTATGTGGAGCTCATAAGGAGGCATATAGATGTGGAGGACCTGGAGCTGTTCGAGAGGGCCAGGAGGGTTGTTGGTCACGGCGAGATGCTTGAGGAGGCCAGGAGGATAGACGTGGAGACGGGTAGGGAGAGGCTGATAGAGGAGTTCTACAGAATCAAGGAGGAGGTGTGGGAGGCCGGCGGCTAG
- a CDS encoding alpha/beta hydrolase: MSRRIAAALFLILVFIGYVNLYTLLDPSQDSYTTTPPLAEDLYRMLWGFDWSEDLDLRMEDTWAESYGGSAVEVTKISFSLLPGAPDCRVYGWIYSSPTPGRAWVLLVHGLGGDHTFFEEPLGGYRVAYDLALRGFKVLAIDAAGHGESCIPGGESWRDKALTLEPGEFFLYHVYLSGVRAVEAALELGAEPGGIAVMGVSMGGLTSYTVASLHPAVALAVPIVASGCLPCMIQSGGLANLVGPPDAPVDIETVAMLSPADPLSYIRMAGERGWLAGKAFYILFSGHDEYFPTEGLAATVDALRSAGAVAAVAYSGNNNHYKPAPGWMDSALLVLEEFRDGGVEAVRTLLAPAAGEEAGWPDLLAGGAEWRPSSDGLAYLPGIPLIPLVLSGEVVSRAPGEVLATSLPWSPPRILPAIILLAATVLAGLQAHRSRLPRWPAALAAAYATAAAYTIAFWSWPGRFSLGMLSLMERSAVTPSLTLGLPTLELMTLSAALSPLLAAAYLLAAGRGVSVAAAALYLVMALPPYIVMRLVLSLVAENALQPIPAAIVPVEIAYILILAAAAAAKRISGRREGGEAQAI, encoded by the coding sequence TTGTCTCGCCGGATAGCGGCTGCCTTGTTCCTCATCCTAGTGTTCATAGGATACGTTAACCTCTACACCCTCCTAGACCCCTCCCAGGACAGCTACACAACCACCCCGCCCCTAGCTGAGGACCTCTACAGGATGCTTTGGGGCTTCGACTGGTCCGAGGACCTGGACCTTAGGATGGAGGACACATGGGCCGAGAGCTACGGGGGCTCCGCTGTAGAGGTGACAAAGATATCGTTCAGCCTCCTCCCCGGCGCGCCCGACTGCAGGGTATACGGCTGGATCTACAGCTCCCCCACCCCGGGCCGGGCCTGGGTACTGCTGGTCCACGGCCTCGGGGGAGACCACACGTTCTTCGAGGAGCCCCTAGGCGGCTATAGGGTGGCGTACGACCTCGCATTGAGAGGCTTCAAGGTCCTCGCCATCGACGCCGCGGGCCACGGGGAGTCCTGCATCCCGGGGGGAGAGTCTTGGCGTGACAAGGCCCTCACCCTGGAGCCCGGGGAGTTCTTCCTCTACCACGTCTACCTGAGCGGGGTGAGGGCGGTGGAGGCGGCGCTGGAGCTCGGTGCCGAGCCCGGGGGTATCGCGGTTATGGGCGTGTCTATGGGCGGCCTCACAAGCTACACAGTGGCCTCACTACACCCCGCCGTAGCCCTGGCGGTGCCGATAGTGGCGTCGGGCTGCCTCCCCTGCATGATACAGTCCGGGGGCCTCGCAAACCTCGTAGGCCCCCCCGACGCCCCCGTTGATATTGAGACTGTGGCCATGCTATCCCCCGCGGACCCCCTCTCATACATCAGGATGGCCGGGGAGAGGGGCTGGCTCGCGGGGAAGGCTTTCTACATACTCTTCTCAGGCCACGACGAGTACTTCCCAACAGAGGGGCTCGCGGCCACCGTAGATGCACTGAGGAGTGCGGGGGCCGTGGCCGCGGTTGCATACAGCGGCAACAACAACCACTACAAGCCGGCGCCGGGCTGGATGGACTCCGCCCTCCTGGTGCTCGAGGAGTTTAGAGACGGTGGTGTTGAGGCCGTTAGGACTCTCCTCGCACCCGCCGCCGGGGAGGAGGCTGGGTGGCCCGACCTCCTAGCCGGGGGGGCGGAGTGGAGGCCCTCAAGCGACGGCCTAGCCTACCTGCCCGGCATACCCCTCATACCCCTCGTGCTCAGTGGAGAGGTTGTATCCAGAGCTCCGGGCGAGGTCCTCGCCACCAGCCTCCCCTGGAGCCCGCCCAGGATACTCCCGGCCATCATACTCCTAGCCGCCACGGTGCTGGCTGGCCTCCAAGCGCATAGGAGCCGCCTACCCCGCTGGCCAGCCGCCCTCGCCGCGGCCTATGCAACGGCGGCCGCCTACACCATAGCCTTCTGGAGCTGGCCCGGCCGGTTCAGCCTGGGCATGCTGAGCCTGATGGAGAGGTCCGCGGTAACCCCCTCCCTAACCCTAGGGCTCCCCACGCTAGAGCTTATGACCCTCTCGGCAGCCCTCTCACCCCTGCTGGCCGCCGCGTACCTGCTAGCCGCCGGCAGGGGGGTCTCTGTAGCTGCCGCAGCCCTATACCTGGTCATGGCACTGCCGCCGTACATAGTTATGAGGCTCGTGCTCAGCCTCGTCGCAGAGAACGCCCTACAGCCCATACCAGCAGCCATAGTACCCGTGGAGATAGCCTACATACTCATACTAGCAGCAGCTGCAGCCGCCAAGAGGATCTCAGGCAGGAGGGAGGGAGGGGAGGCGCAAGCCATATAA
- a CDS encoding MBL fold metallo-hydrolase, which yields MEILERLSLGVLQVNTYVAAAGGECLVVDPGGPEVLEALERLGCRDIVVALTHGHFDHVAGVEHLAARGAVVAAHPQTPRVAEAYADLGVKMGYLKGVPRISVDVELVDGSTLRAAGLSLKAIHTPGHSPDHIVLYDQARGLAFTGDLIFRGSIGRVDIALGDGEAMARSLARIVRELPRGTRLLPGHGPETTLEYEILHNPFLQGFNR from the coding sequence ATGGAGATCCTCGAGAGGCTTTCCCTGGGGGTGCTCCAGGTAAACACGTACGTCGCCGCCGCTGGCGGGGAGTGCCTCGTGGTAGACCCGGGCGGGCCCGAGGTCCTAGAGGCCCTGGAGAGGCTGGGATGCCGGGACATAGTTGTAGCCCTGACCCACGGCCACTTCGACCACGTAGCCGGGGTTGAGCATCTCGCCGCCCGTGGTGCCGTGGTCGCGGCTCACCCGCAGACACCGAGGGTTGCGGAGGCCTACGCAGACCTCGGCGTGAAGATGGGGTACCTGAAGGGGGTCCCGAGGATTAGTGTAGACGTCGAGCTTGTCGACGGCTCCACCCTGAGGGCGGCCGGCCTCAGCCTAAAAGCTATACACACTCCAGGCCACAGCCCCGACCACATTGTCCTCTACGACCAGGCCCGGGGCCTGGCCTTCACCGGCGACCTCATATTCAGGGGGTCTATAGGAAGGGTGGACATAGCCCTGGGGGACGGGGAGGCTATGGCGAGGAGCCTGGCCAGGATCGTGAGGGAGCTACCCCGCGGCACGAGACTCCTACCGGGCCATGGCCCCGAGACCACGCTGGAATACGAGATCCTCCACAACCCCTTCCTCCAGGGCTTTAACCGTTAG
- the cas4 gene encoding CRISPR-associated protein Cas4 encodes MSMLKEYAYCPRVAYYMEVLRPSYRPTEPMNLSREIYSVDHVRGILRSSGFRIVKEEWAVPLRSKRLGLQGVADGVVVEGSLGIIVVEAKLSVRSNRWLHTRGRHVIFQAAAYALALEETRGYSVDYLAIVSLEDSKTYVVKMSPSLRRDVIRLADDMNKTLDDGLEPPPKPGRKCVACRFRRVCQPWVAERGSER; translated from the coding sequence GTGTCTATGCTGAAGGAGTATGCGTACTGTCCGCGTGTCGCTTATTATATGGAGGTTCTTAGGCCTTCATACAGGCCTACAGAGCCTATGAATCTCTCTCGCGAGATTTATAGCGTGGACCATGTTAGGGGGATCCTAAGATCCTCTGGCTTCAGAATTGTGAAGGAGGAATGGGCTGTACCCTTGAGGAGCAAGCGTCTAGGGCTGCAGGGTGTTGCAGACGGGGTAGTTGTCGAGGGGAGTTTGGGCATTATAGTCGTCGAGGCGAAGCTAAGTGTAAGGTCTAATAGATGGCTTCACACTAGGGGTCGCCATGTTATCTTTCAGGCCGCTGCCTATGCACTAGCCCTCGAAGAGACCAGAGGATATTCTGTTGACTACCTAGCTATCGTTTCGCTGGAGGATTCTAAAACTTACGTTGTTAAAATGTCCCCTAGCCTGAGACGTGATGTGATCAGGCTAGCTGACGATATGAACAAAACCCTGGACGATGGTCTAGAACCTCCTCCCAAGCCAGGTAGAAAGTGTGTGGCATGCAGGTTCAGGAGGGTGTGCCAGCCTTGGGTAGCAGAGAGAGGTTCAGAAAGGTGA
- a CDS encoding ABC transporter ATP-binding protein, giving the protein MAGIGGEDLAVVVEGVVKIYESRGERIVALREVSLSVARGEVLAIMGPSGSGKTTLLNIIAGVDRPNAGRVIVDGFEVSSAGGEELRRFRLERVGYVFQQHNLIPTLTALENILLPMALAGKANRLRGQELLRRVGLGGKERRYPEELSGGEQQRLAVAVALANDPPIIVADEPTGELDIATGERIVRILLEEAHSRGKTVVLTTHDPRVARMADRVAVIEDGRLRGVYSPSRIAGATGFGEVEAEKAVEAVMRRILDDAERRLREAEDRFRRGEVGIDALVETYTRVKALREAVREELSRLGITG; this is encoded by the coding sequence GTGGCGGGTATTGGTGGTGAGGACCTCGCGGTTGTTGTTGAGGGTGTTGTGAAGATATACGAGTCTAGGGGCGAGAGGATTGTAGCCCTCAGGGAGGTCAGCCTCTCCGTGGCGAGGGGCGAGGTCCTCGCTATAATGGGGCCGTCAGGCTCTGGCAAGACTACCCTGCTGAACATAATAGCCGGTGTAGACAGGCCGAACGCGGGAAGGGTTATTGTGGATGGTTTTGAAGTCTCCAGCGCCGGCGGGGAGGAGCTTAGGAGGTTCCGGCTCGAGAGGGTGGGCTACGTTTTCCAGCAGCACAACCTTATACCAACCCTCACGGCGCTGGAGAACATACTCCTCCCCATGGCCCTGGCCGGGAAGGCCAACAGGCTCCGCGGCCAGGAGCTGCTCAGGAGAGTCGGGCTAGGGGGGAAGGAGCGCAGGTACCCGGAGGAGCTGAGCGGGGGCGAGCAGCAGAGGCTTGCCGTTGCCGTGGCGCTCGCCAACGACCCTCCCATAATAGTGGCTGACGAGCCTACGGGCGAGCTTGACATCGCGACAGGCGAGAGGATAGTTAGGATACTCCTGGAGGAGGCGCACAGCCGGGGGAAGACAGTGGTACTGACCACCCACGACCCCCGGGTGGCGAGGATGGCGGACAGGGTGGCGGTGATCGAGGACGGCAGGCTACGGGGGGTCTACAGCCCCTCAAGGATAGCCGGGGCCACAGGCTTCGGAGAGGTTGAGGCGGAGAAGGCTGTTGAGGCTGTGATGAGGAGGATCCTGGATGACGCGGAACGCCGTCTAAGGGAGGCTGAAGACAGGTTCAGGAGGGGGGAGGTCGGCATAGACGCTCTAGTGGAGACATACACTCGGGTGAAAGCGCTGAGGGAGGCGGTGCGGGAAGAGCTATCAAGACTAGGAATCACGGGCTAG
- a CDS encoding ABC transporter ATP-binding protein, whose product MGGAGQPAVEAEGVWKRLGGRWVLKDVSLTVPRGSVYGVVGPNGAGKTTLFRTLLGLYRADRGRVALLGEPVERAGGSLFRRVAYLPEDGEPYRNMTGHEFLRLYASIYGVEDLEGYLEEASRLSGLGGRLGERVRSYSKGMRRRLLVAAMLALKPSLAVLDEPTAGLDPVYSVGIRRLLKEYSERHGVTVLLSSHNMYEVESVCSEITMISSGRIVYSGSPGEAVRRTGASSLEEAYVALVTGGGGES is encoded by the coding sequence TTGGGCGGTGCAGGCCAGCCGGCGGTGGAGGCGGAGGGGGTTTGGAAGCGCCTGGGGGGCAGGTGGGTTTTGAAGGATGTCAGCCTCACAGTCCCCCGGGGCTCGGTATACGGGGTAGTGGGGCCTAACGGGGCCGGGAAGACCACTCTCTTCAGAACTCTCCTAGGCCTCTACAGGGCTGACAGGGGTAGGGTGGCGCTTCTGGGCGAGCCTGTCGAGAGGGCGGGCGGCAGCCTGTTCCGGAGGGTCGCCTACCTCCCCGAGGATGGCGAGCCCTACAGGAACATGACGGGCCATGAGTTCCTGAGGCTCTACGCATCCATCTACGGCGTTGAGGACCTCGAGGGGTACCTCGAGGAGGCCTCCCGCCTCTCAGGCCTCGGAGGTAGACTGGGGGAGAGGGTGAGGTCCTACAGCAAGGGGATGAGGAGGAGGCTTCTCGTGGCCGCGATGCTCGCCCTCAAACCATCCCTCGCAGTGCTGGACGAGCCCACTGCAGGGCTAGACCCGGTCTATAGCGTGGGGATTAGGAGGCTCCTGAAGGAGTATAGCGAGAGGCACGGCGTGACGGTGCTCCTGTCCAGCCATAACATGTACGAGGTGGAGAGCGTGTGCAGCGAGATAACAATGATATCCAGTGGGAGGATAGTCTACTCCGGCAGCCCTGGAGAAGCTGTCAGGAGGACGGGCGCCTCTAGCCTCGAGGAGGCCTACGTAGCCCTCGTGACAGGAGGGGGTGGTGAATCGTGA
- the cas1 gene encoding CRISPR-associated endonuclease Cas1, with protein sequence MMVVAEPGSRIRVARGALVVETKAGKKVVVESSVERVIISSSRVSISSAAVRAAAKMGIDLVFLDWDGSPVARLYPPIINKTVATRIGQFSANERLRRLIAAELVSAKIYNQGQTLKYIARQRADERLREAGYEVELLSGEPLRIADEDGPGFRDKLLSIEARASRRYWQCIAEILPGRLGFSGRDRGALDPFNAALNYGYGMLYSIVEKSLLLVGLDPYLGVFHSEKSGKPSLTLDAIEPFRAPIVDRILALKAGRMYLKLEAGRLDYKSRKEVAKAVASSLSMKAAVRGLGRRIRLEDAIMVQARWLAEAFRGSGGFSAVRLGL encoded by the coding sequence ATGATGGTGGTTGCAGAGCCCGGTTCGAGGATAAGGGTTGCTAGAGGTGCGTTGGTTGTGGAGACTAAAGCAGGAAAAAAGGTTGTAGTGGAGAGTAGCGTGGAACGTGTAATAATATCCAGTAGCAGGGTCTCTATTTCTAGCGCGGCCGTACGAGCGGCTGCAAAAATGGGTATAGATCTCGTCTTTCTAGACTGGGATGGCAGCCCCGTGGCGAGGCTCTACCCACCCATTATTAATAAGACCGTGGCAACTAGGATTGGACAGTTTTCAGCCAACGAGAGGCTTAGAAGGCTCATAGCAGCAGAGCTGGTATCGGCGAAGATCTACAACCAGGGCCAGACTCTAAAGTATATTGCAAGACAGAGAGCAGATGAGAGGCTAAGGGAGGCCGGATACGAGGTTGAGCTACTATCTGGAGAGCCATTGCGCATAGCAGACGAGGATGGGCCCGGGTTTAGAGACAAGCTCCTATCAATTGAGGCGAGAGCGTCGAGGAGATACTGGCAGTGCATAGCCGAGATACTTCCCGGCAGACTCGGGTTCAGCGGCCGTGACCGAGGTGCCCTTGACCCCTTCAACGCCGCCCTCAACTACGGCTACGGCATGCTCTATAGCATTGTCGAGAAGAGCCTCCTTCTCGTCGGCCTTGATCCATACCTCGGCGTCTTCCACTCCGAGAAGAGTGGGAAGCCTAGCCTAACTCTGGACGCTATAGAACCCTTCCGAGCCCCCATTGTCGACAGGATTCTTGCTCTGAAGGCTGGGAGGATGTATCTCAAGCTAGAAGCTGGAAGGCTAGACTATAAGTCTAGAAAAGAGGTTGCGAAGGCAGTTGCCAGCTCGCTTTCTATGAAAGCTGCTGTCAGAGGGTTAGGTAGAAGGATTAGGCTCGAAGACGCCATAATGGTTCAGGCTCGATGGCTTGCAGAGGCTTTCCGAGGCTCCGGAGGGTTCTCAGCTGTTAGGCTGGGGCTGTGA
- the cas2 gene encoding CRISPR-associated endonuclease Cas2 — protein sequence MYVLIAYDISNDSKRLKAAQKLLQMGFARVQKSVYIAKGGRSLAKEAYRALQRLADSGKDKIMVMVIPGDSVRDAYGLGGSLEDGKRVVVV from the coding sequence GTGTACGTTTTAATAGCCTACGATATAAGCAATGATTCTAAACGCCTCAAGGCCGCACAGAAACTTCTGCAGATGGGATTCGCTAGGGTACAGAAGAGCGTGTACATCGCGAAGGGAGGACGGAGTCTTGCCAAGGAGGCGTACCGAGCTCTCCAGAGGCTAGCGGACAGTGGGAAAGACAAGATCATGGTGATGGTTATTCCGGGCGACAGTGTTAGGGATGCCTACGGTCTTGGGGGTAGTCTTGAGGATGGGAAGAGAGTTGTGGTGGTGTAG
- a CDS encoding CRISPR-associated transcriptional regulator Csa3 — MGSRERFRKVILATVGFNYSRPWRAVASIGLEPGSLVIIVNSEPRTREAVDAVEKLKNMIIDAYGDLHVETRDVWLDPSNGIPRGVAKMRRVVEEAAPASAYILASGGLRWLVVSALLTAMALQTVGVFRGIKVEMLRVDLESEAEGIDLNIRPEMLQPLQLESVPPLATIDYKELLVVETLAGLGRARVKSIARSLQVSRTLADRLLRKLESKKLISSEVRGRGKLYSLTDLGYMLVGI; from the coding sequence TTGGGTAGCAGAGAGAGGTTCAGAAAGGTGATACTGGCAACAGTGGGGTTTAACTACTCCAGGCCCTGGCGTGCAGTAGCATCTATCGGCCTGGAGCCTGGGAGCCTCGTTATAATAGTTAACAGCGAGCCCAGAACAAGGGAGGCAGTTGACGCCGTAGAGAAGCTCAAGAACATGATTATAGACGCTTATGGAGATCTTCATGTGGAAACGAGAGACGTATGGCTAGACCCCTCTAATGGTATACCCAGAGGAGTTGCCAAGATGAGGAGGGTTGTCGAGGAGGCTGCGCCTGCCAGCGCATACATTCTAGCCTCTGGAGGGTTAAGATGGCTAGTAGTCTCTGCCCTTCTAACAGCAATGGCGCTCCAAACAGTGGGTGTGTTCCGCGGAATAAAAGTGGAGATGCTAAGAGTTGATTTAGAGTCCGAGGCTGAGGGTATAGACCTTAACATACGTCCTGAGATGCTGCAGCCCTTACAACTCGAGAGCGTGCCGCCCCTAGCTACAATAGATTATAAGGAACTCTTGGTAGTGGAAACCTTGGCAGGCCTAGGGAGGGCTAGAGTAAAGTCTATTGCGAGATCTTTACAGGTCTCTAGAACTCTTGCTGACAGGCTTCTCCGAAAGCTTGAGTCGAAGAAGTTAATATCTTCAGAAGTGAGGGGGAGAGGGAAGCTCTATAGTCTCACCGATTTAGGCTACATGTTAGTAGGCATATAA
- a CDS encoding ABC transporter permease — protein sequence MSLRRVLPLFVVKELKEVLRDRTLLFNLVISPMLGVVVWIVVVEAIFAGSITPQTGSGGIPGLEGLAVVDLDGTPLSQAVATALGAAAAGSVEEALQAGYKMVLVIPEGFASTLQKGGQARLELYIQAGEVLRSQGLLGFFSYSGLSGALEGAVDLLAKQALGIPTAEDLVRVEEKPLGILEGNPASHLLVLFMLLMASFITGSFLLQVSAITVGYDREQRTLELLLATPLRTRGYVAVRLAGAASMASVGLLSLAASLLIMMVYAAVRIPQEVGGGVTSGELASLLGEAAERLAPTPGQVLVALASIAVTALYTLTLGLILGFVGAGDVKSAQTASGMSVFILFILLLPLAAIPFRLPHAIPLALHPITAAPAAYLAYANGDYAMAIGMLASTLAGSALAVAAAARLSRPERLLALGSGGGGLISSLGLRGWRARPRE from the coding sequence GTGAGCCTCAGGAGGGTTCTCCCCCTGTTCGTAGTGAAGGAGCTGAAGGAGGTCCTCAGAGACCGCACACTACTCTTCAACCTAGTCATATCCCCGATGCTGGGCGTGGTTGTGTGGATAGTCGTTGTCGAGGCCATATTCGCAGGATCCATAACACCGCAGACGGGCAGCGGGGGGATCCCAGGTCTCGAGGGCCTTGCTGTGGTGGACCTGGACGGCACACCCCTCTCACAGGCAGTAGCAACGGCCCTCGGAGCAGCTGCAGCGGGGAGCGTTGAAGAGGCTCTACAGGCCGGGTATAAGATGGTCCTGGTCATACCCGAGGGCTTCGCCTCCACCCTACAAAAGGGTGGGCAGGCGAGGCTTGAGCTCTACATTCAGGCTGGGGAGGTCCTCAGGAGCCAGGGCCTCCTAGGGTTCTTCAGCTACAGCGGGCTCTCCGGGGCTCTGGAGGGTGCCGTGGACTTGCTTGCCAAGCAGGCCCTCGGCATACCCACGGCCGAGGACCTCGTGAGGGTGGAGGAGAAGCCGCTGGGCATTCTCGAGGGCAACCCGGCATCCCACCTGCTAGTCCTGTTCATGCTGCTTATGGCCTCATTCATAACGGGCTCCTTCCTACTCCAGGTCTCCGCGATAACTGTGGGCTATGACAGGGAGCAGAGGACCCTTGAGCTCCTCCTGGCAACCCCCCTGAGGACCCGGGGGTACGTGGCTGTAAGGCTGGCCGGGGCAGCGTCTATGGCTTCCGTCGGCCTCCTATCCCTCGCGGCAAGCCTCCTCATAATGATGGTGTACGCCGCGGTCAGGATACCGCAGGAGGTGGGAGGAGGTGTAACCTCGGGGGAGCTAGCCTCTCTTCTGGGCGAGGCCGCCGAGAGGCTGGCTCCAACTCCTGGCCAGGTGCTCGTCGCCCTCGCCAGCATAGCAGTCACCGCCCTATACACGCTGACCCTCGGCCTTATACTAGGCTTCGTAGGCGCTGGCGACGTCAAGTCGGCTCAGACGGCCTCGGGCATGTCGGTGTTCATACTCTTCATACTACTCCTCCCCCTAGCCGCAATACCCTTCAGGCTGCCACACGCCATACCCCTGGCCCTCCACCCCATAACAGCCGCCCCCGCAGCCTACCTAGCCTACGCCAACGGAGACTATGCTATGGCCATAGGGATGCTAGCCTCCACACTAGCGGGCTCGGCACTCGCGGTAGCCGCAGCAGCGAGGCTCTCAAGGCCCGAGAGGCTCCTAGCACTGGGCTCCGGCGGGGGAGGCTTGATAAGCTCCCTAGGTCTCAGGGGCTGGAGGGCTAGACCACGGGAGTGA
- a CDS encoding MDR/zinc-dependent alcohol dehydrogenase-like family protein — MAGEDALRAAVLYGPGDVRVEDLPPPEQPEGWALVRSRAVGICGTDKAFYRGTYPLFKKPLVPGHEVSGEVVEGPEDLVGSRVVSEINFACLRCEVCREGLYTHCPRKKTLGIDFDGGMAEYFTAPPWALHPHNMPHEKAFAAEPLAAVLNALQQAPPRPGWAVAVLGTGFMAHLTAQTLTAYGFKPAIVARPDSPKAVFFRRLGLEVLTPEEAVKAASETPGGLGFHMVFETTGSNQGLSIATALARPRGVVHVKSTPGGEAVFSQTLAVVKEIRLIGTRCGSHREFKEALRLLESGEVEPQVTKFRSLEEAPEAFEASLDRESMKIVVTI, encoded by the coding sequence ATGGCAGGGGAAGACGCGTTGAGGGCTGCCGTCCTATATGGGCCGGGTGATGTAAGGGTTGAGGACCTCCCGCCCCCCGAGCAGCCTGAGGGCTGGGCGCTGGTTAGGAGCAGGGCCGTGGGGATATGCGGTACGGATAAGGCCTTCTACAGGGGCACCTACCCGCTGTTCAAGAAGCCCCTGGTGCCCGGGCATGAGGTTTCGGGTGAGGTTGTGGAGGGGCCTGAGGACCTCGTTGGCTCTAGGGTCGTGAGCGAGATTAACTTCGCCTGCCTCCGCTGCGAGGTATGCAGGGAGGGGCTCTACACCCACTGCCCCCGCAAGAAGACCCTAGGAATAGACTTCGACGGGGGCATGGCGGAGTACTTCACCGCACCCCCATGGGCCCTCCACCCCCACAACATGCCCCACGAGAAGGCGTTCGCCGCCGAGCCCCTCGCCGCTGTGCTAAACGCGCTCCAACAAGCGCCCCCCAGGCCCGGCTGGGCGGTGGCGGTGCTGGGCACGGGCTTCATGGCCCACCTCACCGCCCAGACACTCACCGCCTACGGCTTCAAACCCGCCATAGTCGCCAGGCCAGACAGCCCCAAAGCCGTGTTCTTCAGGAGGCTCGGGCTTGAGGTCCTCACGCCGGAGGAGGCTGTGAAGGCGGCCTCAGAGACTCCAGGCGGCCTAGGGTTCCACATGGTGTTCGAGACCACAGGCAGCAACCAGGGGCTGAGCATAGCCACAGCCCTCGCCAGACCCCGGGGCGTAGTGCACGTGAAGAGTACCCCAGGAGGGGAGGCGGTCTTCAGCCAGACCCTAGCCGTGGTGAAGGAGATCAGGCTCATCGGCACACGCTGCGGCAGCCACAGGGAGTTCAAGGAGGCCCTCCGCCTACTCGAGTCTGGAGAAGTTGAGCCCCAGGTAACAAAGTTCAGAAGCCTGGAGGAGGCTCCAGAGGCCTTCGAAGCATCGCTGGACAGGGAGAGCATGAAGATTGTAGTCACCATATAG